A stretch of the Argentina anserina chromosome 6, drPotAnse1.1, whole genome shotgun sequence genome encodes the following:
- the LOC126799023 gene encoding uncharacterized protein LOC126799023, with protein MASGSSGRANSGSKGFDFASDDILCSYEDFGTNQDSSNGTHNDPAIGTNSTQDFHKSRMARSPMYSSAAYAQPEDSLNQEVIATVEKSMKKYADNLMRFLEGISSRLSQLELYCYNLDKSIGEMRSDLNRDRGEADTKLKTLEKHLQEVHRSVQILRDKQELAETQKELAKLQLAQKGSSSSIHSQTNEERASPPTSDGQKTDNTSETPNQQLALALPHQVAPQQQPAAPPQQAPTQNATAQQQTYYLPQTQLSNPSPPQQHPQSQYLASDTQYRTPQLQDPRVAPQPTQSQVNQPQVQPFPQYPQQLPQQLPQQVQYPQQPSMPSMQQPHMRPPSTPVYPPYPTGQQTNPSPPETLPNSMSMQVSYSSVPQPGSGRSDTIPFGYSGAGRTMPQQPPPQQIKGAFGGQQGDGYASAGPHPALPPGSTYMMFDSEGGRNPYSAQMPHYSQGGYPPAGASQTPQPTTAPNHMVRNPQFIRNHPYNELIEKLVSMGFRGDHVASVIQRMEESGQTIDFNAVIDRLNVHSSPPPQRGWSG; from the exons ATGGCGTCTGGATCGTCGGGTCGAGCCAATTCGGGCTCGAAGGGCTTTGATTTCGCCTCCGACGACATTCTGTGCTCGTATGAAGACTTCGGCACCAACCAGGACTCCTCCAATGGAACTCACAACGACCCGGCCATCGGAACCAATTCCACCCAG gattttcacaaaagtagGATGGCTAGATCACCAATGTACTCTTCAGCTGCCTATGCCCAACCTGAAGACTCTCTCAACCAAGAAGTAATTGCTACTGTTGAAAAGAGCATGAAAAAATATGCTGACAATCTCATGCGCTTCCTCGAGGGAATTAGTTCACGGCTGTCGCAGTTGGAGTTATATTGCTACAATCTTGATAAGTCCATCGGTGAGATGCGTTCTGATTTAAATCGTGATCGCGGGGAGGCGGATACAAAGCTCAAAACTCTTGAGAAACATCTTCAAGAG GTCCATAGGTCTGTCCAGATCCTGAGAGACAAGCAAGAACTTGCTGAGACTCAAAAAGAATTAGCCAAGCTTCAGCTTGCACAGAAaggatcttcttcttcaatccaTTCCCAAACAAATGAGGAAAGAGCATCACCACCTACCTCAGATGGTCAGAAGACTGACAACACATCTGAAACACCTAACCAGCAGTTAGCTCTCGCCTTGCCCCACCAAGTAGCACCACAGCAACAACCGGCGGCACCTCCACAACAGGCGCCAACACAGAATGCGACCGCACAACAGCAAACCTATTACTTACCTCAAACTCAGCTATCAAATCCGTCGCCCCCACAACAGCATCCGCAGAGTCAGTATTTGGCTTCGGATACTCAGTATCGAACCCCGCAACTGCAAGACCCTAGAGTGGCACCACAGCCAACTCAATCTCAAGTGAATCAACCACAAGTCCAACCGTTCCCTCAGTATCCACAGCAACTACCACAGCAGTTGCCTCAGCAGGTGCAGTACCCACAACAGCCATCGATGCCGTCTATGCAACAACCCCACATGAGGCCACCATCAACACCTGTGTACCCGCCATACCCAACTGGTCAACAGACGAACCCATCTCCTCCTGAGACTCTGCCAAACAGCATGTCAATGCAAGTATCATATTCGAGTGTTCCTCAACCTGGTTCTGGTCGTTCTGATACCATTCCTTTTGGATATAGCGGAGCTGGTAGAACAATGCCACAGCAGCCTCCACCCCAGCAGATTAAGGGTGCTTTTGGAGGTCAACAAGGTGATGGGTATGCCTCTGCTGGGCCTCACCCTGCACTTCCCCCAGGGAGTACATATATGATGTTTGATAGTGAAGGGGGTAGAAATCCTTATTCTGCCCAGATGCCTCACTACAGTCAAGGTGGATATCCTCCAGCTGGTGCCTCTCAGACTCCACAACCAACAACAGCTCCAAATCATATGGTCCGCAACCCGCAATTCATTCGTAACCATCCATACAATGAGTTGATTGAGAAGTTGGTGAGCATGGGTTTTAGGGGTGATCATGTTGCCAGTGTGATCCAGAGGATGGAGGAAAGCGGCCAAACCATCGATTTTAATGCTGTGATTGACAGGTTGAATGTTCATTCATCTCCGCCTCCACAGAGAGGATGGTCAGGGTAA
- the LOC126797616 gene encoding callose synthase 12, with amino-acid sequence MSIRQGTPPPAPDPESEPYNIIPVHNLLADHPSLRFPEVRAAAASLRAVGNLRRPPYAQWRPHMDLLDWLALFFGFQYDNVRNQREHIVLHLANAQMRLTPPPDNVDTLDAAVLRKFRKKLLLNYTSWCSYLGKKSNIWISDSQRRDSAADQRRELLYVSLYLLIWGEAANLRFVPECLCYIFHNMAMELNKILEDYIDESTGQPVMPSVSGENAFLSCVVKPIYDTIKAEVEGSKNGTAPHSVWRNYDDINEYFWSKRCFEKLKWPVDVGSNFFVTSGKSKHVGKTGFVEQRSFWNLFRSFDKLWIMLFLFLQAAIIVAWEEREYPWQALEDREVQVKVLTVFFTWSGLRFLQSLLDVGMQYSLVSRETMGLGIRMVFKTIAAAGWIVVFGVFYGRIWTQRNTDKRWSPEADRRVVQFLVVGLVFLIPELLAITFFILPWIRNFMENSNWRIFDALSWWFQSKTFVGRGLREGLVDNVKYTLFWILVLSTKFAFSYFMLIKPMIVPSKALVKLDDVVYEWYQPFKNSNKMAVGLLWLPVVLIYLMDMQIWYSIYSSFWGALVGLLAHLGEIRNIQQLRLRFQFFASAIQFNLMPEEQMLNARGTLRSKFNDAIHRLKLRYGLGRPYKKLESNQIEATKFALIWNEIILIFREEDLVSDGEVELLELPQNSWNVRVIRWPCFLLCNELLLALSQAKELVDAPDKWLWYKICKNEYRRCAVIEAYDCVKHLILAIIKPNTEEHSIVTVLFQEIDHSIQIEKFTKTFKTAALPLLHAKLIKLSELLIKPKKDTSQVVNTLQALYEIAIRDFFKEKRSTEQLLEDGLALRDPSSAAGLLFENAVGLPDPKDGSFYRQVRRLHTILTSRDSMQNIPFNLEARRRIAFFSNSLFMNIPHAPQVEKMMAFSVLTPYYSEEVLYSREQLRTENEDGISTLYYLQTIYVDEWKNFMERMRREGITNDDEIWTTKLRELRLWASYRGQTLTRTVRGMMYYFRALKMLAFLDSASEMDIREGSQELGSMMRDIGLDGLTSDRSLSSRSLSRTSSCVNSLYKGHEVGTALMKYTYVVACQIYGTQKAKKDPHADEILYLMKTNEALRIAYVDEVATGRDEKEYYSVLVKYDNQLEKEVEIYRIKLPGPLKLGEGKPENQNHAIIFTRGDAVQTIDMNQDNYFEEALKMRNLLEEYRRYYGIRKPTILGVREHVFTGSVSSLAWFMSAQETSFVTLGQRVLANPLKVRMHYGHPDVFDRFWFLTRGGISKASRVINISEDIFAGFNCTLRGGNVTHHEYIQVGKGRDVGFNQISMFEAKVASGNGEQVLSRDVYRLGHRLDFLRMLSYFYTTVGFFFNTMMVILTVYAFLWGRLYLALSGIEGSILGDDTSNRALGTVLNQQFIIQLGLFTALPMIVENSLEHGFLQAIWDFLTMQLQLSSVFYTFSMGTRTHYFGRTILHGGAKYRATGRGFVVQHKSFAENYRLYARSHFVKAIELGLILTVYAAYSPVAKDTFVYIAMTITSWFMVLSWFMAPFVFNPSGFDWLKTVDDFDDFMNWIWYRGSVFAKAEQSWERWWYEEQDHLRTTGMWGKLLEIILDLRFFFFQYGIVFQLGIADNSKSILVYLLSWIYVFLAFGIFLVIVYARVKYAAKDHIYYRLVQFLVIKLALLVIVALLEFTNFKFMDIFTSLLAFIPTGWGLILIAQVFRPLLQRTILWEIIVSVARLYDILFGVIVLTPVAVLSWFPGFQSMQTRILFNDAFSRGLRIFQIVTGKKKSKTDS; translated from the coding sequence ATGAGTATCCGCCAGGGTACTCCTCCTCCGGCGCCCGACCCGGAATCCGAGCCCTACAACATCATCCCCGTCCACAACCTCCTCGCCGACCACCCCTCCCTCCGCTTCCCGGAGGTCCGCGCCGCCGCTGCCTCCCTCCGCGCCGTCGGGAACCTCCGCAGGCCCCCTTACGCCCAATGGCGCCCCCACATGGACCTCCTCGACTGGCTCGCCCTGTTCTTCGGGTTCCAGTACGACAACGTCCGCAACCAGAGGGAGCACATCGTCCTCCACCTGGCCAACGCCCAGATGCGCCTCACCCCTCCCCCCGACAACGTCGACACCCTCGACGCCGCCGTCCTCCGCAAGTTCCGCAAGAAGCTCCTCCTCAATTACACCAGCTGGTGCTCCTATCTCGGCAAGAAATCCAACATCTGGATCTCCGACAGCCAGCGCCGCGACTCCGCCGCCGACCAGCGCCGCGAGCTCCTCTACGTCTCCCTCTACCTCCTGATCTGGGGGGAGGCCGCCAATCTCAGGTTCGTCCCCGAGTGCCTGTGCTATATTTTCCATAACATGGCCATGGAGTTGAATAAGATTCTAGAGGATTATATTGATGAGAGTACCGGGCAGCCTGTAATGCCCTCCGTTTCGGGGGAGAATGCCTTCCTCAGCTGTGTTGTGAAGCCGATTTACGACACCATTAAGGCTGAGGTTGAGGGCAGCAAGAACGGGACTGCCCCACATAGTGTGTGGAGGAACTATGATGATATTAACGAGTACTTTTGGAGCAAGAGGTGCTTTGAGAAGCTCAAGTGGCCTGTTGATGTTGGGAGCAACTTCTTTGTTACTAGTGGTAAGAGTAAGCATGTGGGGAAGACTGGCTTTGTGGAGCAGAGGTCCTTCTGGAACTTGTTTAGGAGCTTTGACAAGCTCTGGAtcatgttgtttttgtttctccaGGCCGCCATTATCGTTGCTTGGGAGGAGAGGGAGTATCCGTGGCAGGCTTTGGAGGATAGGGAGGTCCAGGTCAAGGTCCTCACTGTGTTTTTCACTTGGAGTGGTCTGAGGTTTTTGCAGTCGTTACTTGATGTGGGGATGCAGTATAGTCTGGTTTCCAGGGAGACTATGGGGCTCGGAATCAGGATGGTCTTCAAGACCATTGCTGCTGCAGGCTGGATTGTTGTTTTCGGGGTCTTTTATGGGAGGATATGGACCCAGAGGAACACTGATAAGCGCTGGTCTCCTGAGGCAGACAGGCGGGTTGTGCAGTTTCTTGTGGTGGGATTGGTTTTCCTCATTCCGGAGCTCTTGGCTATAACCTTCTTTATTCTTCCTTGGATTCGCAAtttcatggagaactcaaaCTGGAGGATATTTGATGCCTTGTCCTGGTGGTTTCAGAGCAAAACTTTTGTTGGACGTGGCTTGAGGGAAGGCCTTGTGGACAATGTCAAGTACACTCTGTTCTGGATTTTGGTGCTGTCTACCAAGTTTGCTTTTAGTTACTTCATGCTGATTAAACCCATGATTGTTCCATCTAAAGCACTCGTAAAACTTGATGATGTGGTGTACGAGTGGTATCAGCCTTTTAAAAACAGCAACAAGATGGCGGTGGGATTGTTGTGGCTTCCTGTCGTCTTGATATACCTCATGGACATGCAAATCTGGTATTCAATCTACTCCTCATTTTGGGGGGCATTGGTCGGGTTGCTTGCGCATTTGGGTGAGATTCGAAATATCCAACAGCTGAGGCTGAGATTCCAGTTCTTTGCAAGTGCAATACAGTTCAATCTCATGCCAGAGGAGCAGATGTTAAATGCAAGGGGGACACTGAGGAGTAAGTTTAATGATGCCATCCACAGGTTGAAGCTGAGGTATGGGCTTGGGCGGCCTTATAAGAAGCTTGAATCGAACCAGATCGAAGCAACCAAGTTTGCTTTGATATGGAATGAGATTATATTGATATTCAGGGAAGAGGATTTAGTTTCTGACGGCGAGGTTGAGTTGTTAGAGCTACCACAGAATTCTTGGAATGTCAGGGTCATTCGCTGGCCTTGTTTTCTTCTGTGCAATGAACTGCTGCTCGCACTCAGTCAGGCCAAAGAGTTAGTAGATGCTCCTGACAAGTGGCTCTGGTATAAGATATGCAAGAATGAGTACAGGCGCTGTGCTGTGATAGAAGCTTATGATTGTGTCAAGCACTTGATACTTGCCATTATAAAACCCAACACAGAAGAGCATTCTATTGTGACGGTCTTGTTTCAGGAAATTGATCACTCTATTCAGATTGAGAAGTTCACAAAAACTTTTAAAACCGCTGCCCTTCCACTACTCCATGCCAAGTTGATCAAGCTTTCTGAGCTATTGATCAAACCTAAGAAAGATACGAGCCAGGTGGTGAATACCCTTCAGGCTCTTTATGAGATTGCTATTCGAGATTTCTTTAAGGAGAAAAGAAGTACTGAACAGCTCTTGGAGGATGGTTTGGCTCTCCGTGATCCATCTTCTGCTGCAGGGCTGCTTTTTGAAAATGCTGTTGGGTTGCCAGATCCAAAGGATGGGTCCTTCTATCGGCAGGTTCGACGCCTGCACACAATACTTACCTCTCGGGACTCGATGCAGAATATTCCATTTAACCTTGAGGCAAGACGCAGAATTGCCTTCTTTAGTAACTCTCTATTTATGAACATACCTCATGCTCCACAAGTTGAGAAAATGATGGCTTTTAGTGTTCTGACCCCATACTACAGTGAAGAAGTATTGTACAGCAGAGAACAACTGCGTACTGAGAATGAAGATGGGATTTCTACCCTGTACTATCTACAAACAATTTATGTTGATGAGTGGAAGAATTTCATGGAGAGGATGCGTCGAGAAGGAATAACAAATGATGATGAGATATGGACAACAAAGTTGAGGGAGCTCAGGCTTTGGGCATCTTACAGAGGACAGACACTTACTCGAACCGTAAGGGGGATGATGTATTACTTTCGGGCTCTTAAGATGTTGGCTTTTCTGGATTCTGCATCAGAGATGGACATTCGGGAAGGTTCACAAGAACTTGGTTCTATGATGCGAGACATTGGTTTGGATGGTTTGACCTCAGATAGGTCACTTTCTTCCAGGAGTTTAAGTAGAACAAGCAGTTGTGTGAACTCATTGTACAAAGGTCATGAAGTTGGAACTGCTTTGATGAAATATACATATGTGGTTGCATGCCAGATTTATGGAACACAAAAGGCAAAGAAAGATCCCCACgctgatgaaattttgtatctGATGAAAACCAATGAAGCACTTAGAATTGCCTATGTTGATGAGGTTGCAACTGGCAGGGATGAGAAGGAATATTATTCTGTTCTTGTCAAGTATGACAATCAATTAGAGAAAGAAGTGGAAATTTATCGCATTAAGTTGCCTGGTCCCTTGAAGCTCGGAGAGGGGAAGCCGGAGAATCAAAATCATGCAATTATCTTCACTCGTGGTGATGCAGTTCAGACTATTGACATGAACCAAGACAATTATTTTGAGGAGGCACTCAAAATGCGGAATTTGTTGGAAGAATACAGGCGCTATTATGGTATCCGGAAGCCTACGATCTTGGGGGTAAGGGAGCATGTCTTTACTGGTTCTGTCTCATCTCTTGCTTGGTTTATGTCAGCTCAGGAAACAAGTTTTGTGACATTGGGACAGCGGGTGTTGGCAAACCCTTTGAAAGTTCGAATGCATTACGGTCATCCAGATGTCTTTGACCGATTTTGGTTCTTGACTCGAGGTGGCATCAGTAAAGCTTCCAGGGTGATTAACATCAGTGAAGACATTTTTGCTGGATTCAATTGCACTTTGCGTGGAGGCAATGTCACCCACCATGAATACATCCAAGTTGGCAAGGGAAGGGATGTTGGGTTCAACCAAATATCCATGTTTGAGGCCAAGGTTGCTAGTGGAAACGGGGAGCAAGTTCTGAGCAGGGATGTGTATCGGTTGGGCCACAGGCTTGATTTCCTGCGGATGCTGTCATACTTTTATACTACGGTGGGTTTCTTTTTCAACACAATGATGGTGATTTTAACTGTGTACGCATTTCTATGGGGCCGGCTTTATCTGGCTCTCAGTGGTATTGAAGGTTCTATATTGGGGGATGATACCAGTAACAGAGCACTTGGTACAGTCTTGAATCAGCAGTTTATTATCCAGCTTGGTCTGTTCACTGCCCTTCCGATGATAGTTGAGAATTCTCTTGAGCATGGGTTTCTCCAGGCTATTTGGGATTTCTTGACAATGCAGCTCCAGCTTTCTTCAGTTTTCTACACATTTTCAATGGGAACTCGTACCCACTATTTTGGGAGAACCATTCTTCATGGTGGGGCAAAATATCGAGCAACTGGACGTGGCTTTGTTGTGCAGCACAAGAGTTTTGCAGAGAATTATAGACTATATGCCCGTAGCCATTTTGTGAAAGCAATTGAACTTGGTTTGATACTTACAGTTTATGCAGCATACAGTCCCGTGGCTAAGGACACATTTGTTTACATTGCAATGACCATCACAAGTTGGTTTATGGTTTTGTCCTGGTTTATGGCTCCCTTTGTTTTCAATCCTTCTGGCTTTGATTGGTTGAAGACAGTTGATGATTTTGACGACTTTATGAACTGGATTTGGTATCGTGGCAGTGTGTTTGCCAAAGCTGAACAAAGCTGGGAAAGATGGTGGTACGAGGAACAGGATCATCTAAGGACAACTGGCATGTGGGGAAAATTGCTGGAGATTATTTTAGATCTtcgcttcttctttttccagTATGGGATCGTATTCCAGCTTGGAATTGCTGATAACAGTAAAAGTATACTTGTTTACTTGTTATCTTGGATCTATGTGTTCCTGGCTTTTGGCATATTTCTCGTAATAGTGTATGCTCGGGTAAAATATGCAGCAAAAGATCACATATACTACCGACTGGTCCAGTTTCTTGTCATCAAACTTGCATTACTGGTAATTGTTGCCCTGTTGGAATTCACAAACTTCAAGTTCATGGATATATTCACTAGTCTTCTGGCATTCATCCCCACTGGTTGGGGTTTGATATTGATAGCACAAGTATTCCGGCCCTTACTACAGCGCACTATACTCTGGGAGATCATTGTTTCTGTTGCTCGACTGTATGACATATTGTTCGGGGTGATTGTGTTGACTCCTGTGGCAGTACTTTCATGGTTTCCCGGTTTCCAGTCTATGCAGACTAGGATACTGTTTAATGACGCATTCAGCAGGGGTCTTCGCATATTCCAGATTGTTACAGGGAAAAAGAAGTCCAAGACAGATTCATGA